A genomic stretch from Arachis stenosperma cultivar V10309 chromosome 3, arast.V10309.gnm1.PFL2, whole genome shotgun sequence includes:
- the LOC130969365 gene encoding DEAD-box ATP-dependent RNA helicase 17 isoform X1: protein MGMKKSEKGSKKVMENKNEKKDVGSAASNATIGNDSVFASCSFSSLGLHPSLCDELREKLGFEVPTLVQAQAIPVILAGRHVLINAATGTGKTVAYLAPLIHHLQNYDTRIQRSDGTFALVLVPTRELCLQVYEILQKLLHRFHWIVPGYVMGGENRSKEKARLRKGISILIATPGRLLDHLKNTSSFLYTKLRWIIFDEADRILELGFGQDIQEILDLLGSRKAANDYKESTVPRNSEFQRQNLLFSATLNEKVNHLAKISLHNPVMIGLEGKTRKPVSTIESIDPSESDEDDEVKYSSKMPTAVDYKIPRQLIQRYVKVPCGSRLAVLLSILKHLFERDTSQKVVVFFSTCDAVDFHHSLLSEFHFSTDPQTKERVIQMFLGCQTFRLHGNMEHEDRRSTFQAFKTEKSALLLSTDVSARGLDFPKVRCIIQYDSPGEATEYVHRVGRTARLGERGESLLFLQPVEIDYLQDLEKHGVSLAEYPLLKVLDNFTLHGQNKHVKKSVFIDLHPWVLCLQKALESFIISKPKMDELARKGFCSWVRAYTAHRGELKRIFMIKKLHLGHVAKSFALKQQPSLVGQSFQKQNKKRKRFEKKSGLSKKRKVARVT from the exons atggggATGAAGAAGAGCGAAAAAGGCAGCAAGAAAGTGATGGAAAATAAGAATGAGAAGAAAGATGTTGGCAGTGCTGCCAGCAATGCAACCATAGGAAATGACAGCGTTTTTGCTTCTTGCTCCTTCTCTAGCCTTGGCCTTCACCCTTCCTTATGCGATGAACTGCGTG AAAAATTGGGATTCGAGGTTCCAACTCTGGTGCAAGCTCAAGCCATTCCTGTTATTCTCGCTGGCCGTCATGT ACTTATTAATGCTGCCACAGGCACAGGGAAGACAGTTGCCTACTTAGCTCCACTTATTCATCACTTGCAGAATTATGATACTCGCATACAACGCTCTGATGGAACATTTG CGTTGGTTCTTGTACCGACGCGTGAGCTATGTCTGCAGGTTTATGAAATTCTTCAAAAGCTATTGCATCGATTCCATTGGATTGTTCCCGGGTATGTTATGGGTGGTGAAAATAGATCAAAGGAGAAAGCTAGGCTACGCAAAG GCATATCAATTCTTATAGCAACACCTGGGCGCCTTTTAGATCATTTGAAGAATACATCATCATTCTTGTACACAAAATTGCGCTGGATAATTTTTGATGAAGCTGATAG GATTTTGGAATTAGGATTTGGACAAGATATACAGGAAATACTAGATCTTTTGGGTTCAAGGAAAGCAGCAAATGATTACAAGGAGAGTACAGTTCCAAGAAACTCTGAATTTCAAAGGCAGAATTTGCTTTTTTCTGCCACCTTAAATGAGAAAGTGAACCATCTTGCTAAAATAAGTTTACACAATCCAGTGATGATTGGTCTTGAGGGTAAAACAAGAAAACCAGTATCAACAATTGAAAGCATTGATCCTTCAGAGtctgatgaagatgatgaagtCAAGTATTCCAGTAAAATGCCAACAGCTGTAGATTATAAAATCCCCAGACAGTTAATTCAGAGATACGTGAAAG TGCCTTGTGGTTCTCGGCTTGCTGTTCTTCTTTCAATTCTAAAGCATCTTTTTGAAAGAGACACTTCACAAAAG GTTGTGGTATTCTTTTCGACATGTGATGCGGTAGACTTTCACCATTCGCTACTAAGTGAGTTCCACTTCTCGACTGATCCTCAAACAAAAGAAAGGGTCATACAGATGTTTCTTGGATGCCAAACTTTTCGATTGCATGGTAATATGGAACATGAAGACCGGAGATCTACTTTTCAGGCTTTTAAAACTGAGAAATCTGCTTTGCTTTTGTCCACTGATGTTTCTGCTAGAGGCCTGGATTTTCCAAAGGTTCGATGCATCATACAGTATGATTCTCCTGGGGAAGCTACTGAATATGTGCACAG AGTTGGTAGAACTGCTCGTCTGGGTGAAAGGGGAGAGTCCTTATTATTTCTGCAACCAGTTGAAATAGATTATTTACAGGACTTGGAGAAACATGGTGTTTCACTAGCAGAGTATCCTCTTCTCAAAGTGTTGGATAATTTTACATTACACGGACAGAACAAACACGTAAAGAAGTCTGTTTTCATCGACTTGCATCCTTGGGTCCTTTGTCTCCAGAAGGCACTTGAATCATTCATCATTTCCAAG CCCAAGATGGATGAACTTGCTAGGAAGGGATTTTGCTCTTGGGTCCGTGCTTACACAGCACATCGTGGTGAGCTGAAAAGAATATTTATGATCAAGAAACTTCACTTGGGGCACGTGGCCAAAAGCTTTGCGTTGAAACAACAACCGTCCTTAGTTGGACAATCCTTCCAAAAGCAAaataagaagagaaagagatttgagaagaaaaGTGGGCTATCGAAAAAGAGAAAAGTTGCTAGAGTGACTTAA
- the LOC130969365 gene encoding DEAD-box ATP-dependent RNA helicase 17 isoform X2: MGMKKSEKGSKKVMENKNEKKDVGSAASNATIGNDSVFASCSFSSLGLHPSLCDELRGTGKTVAYLAPLIHHLQNYDTRIQRSDGTFALVLVPTRELCLQVYEILQKLLHRFHWIVPGYVMGGENRSKEKARLRKGISILIATPGRLLDHLKNTSSFLYTKLRWIIFDEADRILELGFGQDIQEILDLLGSRKAANDYKESTVPRNSEFQRQNLLFSATLNEKVNHLAKISLHNPVMIGLEGKTRKPVSTIESIDPSESDEDDEVKYSSKMPTAVDYKIPRQLIQRYVKVPCGSRLAVLLSILKHLFERDTSQKVVVFFSTCDAVDFHHSLLSEFHFSTDPQTKERVIQMFLGCQTFRLHGNMEHEDRRSTFQAFKTEKSALLLSTDVSARGLDFPKVRCIIQYDSPGEATEYVHRVGRTARLGERGESLLFLQPVEIDYLQDLEKHGVSLAEYPLLKVLDNFTLHGQNKHVKKSVFIDLHPWVLCLQKALESFIISKPKMDELARKGFCSWVRAYTAHRGELKRIFMIKKLHLGHVAKSFALKQQPSLVGQSFQKQNKKRKRFEKKSGLSKKRKVARVT, from the exons atggggATGAAGAAGAGCGAAAAAGGCAGCAAGAAAGTGATGGAAAATAAGAATGAGAAGAAAGATGTTGGCAGTGCTGCCAGCAATGCAACCATAGGAAATGACAGCGTTTTTGCTTCTTGCTCCTTCTCTAGCCTTGGCCTTCACCCTTCCTTATGCGATGAACTGCGTG GCACAGGGAAGACAGTTGCCTACTTAGCTCCACTTATTCATCACTTGCAGAATTATGATACTCGCATACAACGCTCTGATGGAACATTTG CGTTGGTTCTTGTACCGACGCGTGAGCTATGTCTGCAGGTTTATGAAATTCTTCAAAAGCTATTGCATCGATTCCATTGGATTGTTCCCGGGTATGTTATGGGTGGTGAAAATAGATCAAAGGAGAAAGCTAGGCTACGCAAAG GCATATCAATTCTTATAGCAACACCTGGGCGCCTTTTAGATCATTTGAAGAATACATCATCATTCTTGTACACAAAATTGCGCTGGATAATTTTTGATGAAGCTGATAG GATTTTGGAATTAGGATTTGGACAAGATATACAGGAAATACTAGATCTTTTGGGTTCAAGGAAAGCAGCAAATGATTACAAGGAGAGTACAGTTCCAAGAAACTCTGAATTTCAAAGGCAGAATTTGCTTTTTTCTGCCACCTTAAATGAGAAAGTGAACCATCTTGCTAAAATAAGTTTACACAATCCAGTGATGATTGGTCTTGAGGGTAAAACAAGAAAACCAGTATCAACAATTGAAAGCATTGATCCTTCAGAGtctgatgaagatgatgaagtCAAGTATTCCAGTAAAATGCCAACAGCTGTAGATTATAAAATCCCCAGACAGTTAATTCAGAGATACGTGAAAG TGCCTTGTGGTTCTCGGCTTGCTGTTCTTCTTTCAATTCTAAAGCATCTTTTTGAAAGAGACACTTCACAAAAG GTTGTGGTATTCTTTTCGACATGTGATGCGGTAGACTTTCACCATTCGCTACTAAGTGAGTTCCACTTCTCGACTGATCCTCAAACAAAAGAAAGGGTCATACAGATGTTTCTTGGATGCCAAACTTTTCGATTGCATGGTAATATGGAACATGAAGACCGGAGATCTACTTTTCAGGCTTTTAAAACTGAGAAATCTGCTTTGCTTTTGTCCACTGATGTTTCTGCTAGAGGCCTGGATTTTCCAAAGGTTCGATGCATCATACAGTATGATTCTCCTGGGGAAGCTACTGAATATGTGCACAG AGTTGGTAGAACTGCTCGTCTGGGTGAAAGGGGAGAGTCCTTATTATTTCTGCAACCAGTTGAAATAGATTATTTACAGGACTTGGAGAAACATGGTGTTTCACTAGCAGAGTATCCTCTTCTCAAAGTGTTGGATAATTTTACATTACACGGACAGAACAAACACGTAAAGAAGTCTGTTTTCATCGACTTGCATCCTTGGGTCCTTTGTCTCCAGAAGGCACTTGAATCATTCATCATTTCCAAG CCCAAGATGGATGAACTTGCTAGGAAGGGATTTTGCTCTTGGGTCCGTGCTTACACAGCACATCGTGGTGAGCTGAAAAGAATATTTATGATCAAGAAACTTCACTTGGGGCACGTGGCCAAAAGCTTTGCGTTGAAACAACAACCGTCCTTAGTTGGACAATCCTTCCAAAAGCAAaataagaagagaaagagatttgagaagaaaaGTGGGCTATCGAAAAAGAGAAAAGTTGCTAGAGTGACTTAA